TTAAACCAGCTTGTCTAAATATATCTCACTGGCATGGACCATTTCAGTTGCTTTAAGACATGACTATGAGTCTACTGTGTGTTTAAGGCCTAGTCAGAGACATGGCTGCCTTGTGTTAGGTGTAACAAAAGTGGTTGGATCTGCGCTCTTGAGAGATGAAAAGTGATGCCTGGTTGAAGGGTGCATGTCCTGACCTTTATGATTcctgttagggatgcaccgatccaactttttcagtcctgataccgatagcgatacctgggctttgggtattggccgataccgagtaccgatccgataccagtgtttaattaatgagctgtatgcctcactgtgtggaagtgactgggatcattcttttatgtgtacgACAACACCAGGCTTGACTTACTCATTGcgttcctaactttgtaaaacaaaatgtgaccaataaatatatagatatgaatttatttaattgttatttattattaaaatattaaatcgttcaccagcaacttggtaataAATCTtcaaaaattaacaggaatttaaTTTCAAGTGTAAtccttttaaatgcagcaacaaattggtcagaacttaaacaggaattcaaatgtcagtatgtatactgtatatagtatataaacatagaatttaatcgAACAGACCGGCCCCATCACTGATATCTGATCcagatatttgagtcagtatcagcctaATATCCGATCCggttatcggtgcatccctaattccTGTGTTGAATAACAAGTAAATACAAAAACCAAACTCACCACACTTCCTGCCCACCAGCACCTGTCCCGTCCCACAGTGTCCGGGCAGTTCTGCCGGCTTGCCCAGACTCTTGGCGAGCTCGTAGTCGGACCCGGCAAAGTGGAGGTGGAACTGTTCTCGGTTGATGGACTTCCTCAAGGTCCTGATGGTCTTCCTGAGCCTCTTCTCTGAGCGCCGGCGCACACAGTTCAGGTCACAGCTCTCTGCTGAGAGAAGCATTTGATACCGCGACTGTTTCCACAGCTTAAAGTCATCTCCCACACCTGTCGTAAGTTGTACATTCATGCGTGGATGCTCGCATGCTTGcctacacatttacacaaatgCACCAGAGGAAAAGCTATCCAGGCCAACACTTAATAAAGAACTCAAGGAAATAAACCACATCGAGTCCCAACCTAGAGCCCACCACCGTAGCCAAGTCAAAACAGGAGATACTTtaacagtttggtttgtttagtgaCGAACAGACAGCAGCGAAAGAAAGATGGAGAACAAGAAGCAGAGGTcgcaggcaggcagaggggaAGCGCAGAGAGACCAACCTGTTACCTCCTCTAGGTTCACATCCAGCTCAAACTCAGCTGTTATCGACGAGCCGTCCTCCTCGCCGGCTTTCCTGCCGTGGCGGTTGCGCGTTCGCTGCCCGGACGAGGTGCAGCGCAGGCTCACGTAGCTGAACTGGACGTTTTCAGTGAAGAAGAACCTGCTATCTGTGGACACGGGAGACAACCACCCCCCCACGACCACaccacagcagacacacacacacgcacacacacacaatacacacaatcGCACAATTGTTAAAGAAAATCATTGACAgtattacacagatttaaaagaGTCAAATTATGCCATTAATTTTTTGTCGTGTAGACCGGAAAGCTGAGAAAAAGGATGAGATGTCACAGTGACCATTTCCTTTATTTGAAACAATTATGTGCCCTTTCAGTGACTATGAGAGATGTAAAAGACCATGCCGAAACCCTTTGGAGAAGCAAAATAATCCTACAATCGGAAACCCATTTGATTGATGGCTAGGTCAGACCCAACTGAAAGGCATGCTATGGCTAATTACATCCTCCCCTGTCACCGCCAGACAAAGTGCTGCACTGAGACATTCAAGACACTCAAAACCACATCACTTTCACCACAAATTTCTTTCACATTTGCCTTTGGTTTTTGGTTTACTTTGAAGCAGCCTTCAGGTCTGCTTTATCTTCTAAAGAGTGTGGCTTTAGATGCTGGCAGCTCTTGGTAAACCCTAAATGTTTTTTAACCAGTAACATGAAGGAGCTGTAATTTTAATCCTGGTTTATCTGTGATCTAAGTCTTGTGTTTGGACgcattgttgtgtttgttgtgtggcaACCTCTGTACCTGAGTGTGCTGAGTTTAAGCTCTCCTTGAGCTTCTCCTGACTTCGTTTTAAGTTGCATTTTGCGGTGCCGGACTTGAAAGTGGCTGTGGTCTTAATGCGTGGGACGCTGGCCATTTCTGGACCTGCAGGACAGAGGAACAGAAATATATCAACGGTAAACAAGGGAGTTGTTCCTGAGTTACTGTTTTGTGTGGCAGAGCGGAAAGACAGATGTAAATCTGTGATGTTTTGTACTTGCCTAAGCAGTGCGAGCCACTGTTGTTCCTTTGTGCGTCAGCCAAGCAGGGCAGAGGCATTCCACAGGTCACCGTGTAGGAATCCTCCGtccctgaaaaacacacaagaggCCGTGACACGCAGACCAACGCAGACAAAAGTTAAGGCCACGAAAGCCAAGTCAGAGAGAGCAAACAGGCAGCGTGTAGGAACACGAAGAGCCGCTCTGCAGACTGATGTTGACAACTAGATCTAGAACAGCTCGATTTACTGACTAACACAGGTGTGCACTTGAGTCATATTCAAGTCACAattttgatgactttagactccacttgacaaaatcaaaaaaaactTGCAACTCTCTTGtactttaacaccagtgactcaGAACTTCCCTTGGACTTGAgtcttttgacttgaaaaaaatacttgataccttcccaCAAGACCAAAGAtttaaaagtatgttatttaatcAAATCACCACAAATCAATTCATTTGATGAATCAACCAACGTTAACGCTACTCATTCCCAGCAAGTCgacacttaattccccagatgcactttgtttgaaccaatccgacagcatccaatcaagttgcaggagagaacCATGAAGAAATAACGTTACGTTGCTGAGTTTAGTCAGAAAAAATGGTTGTTTGCATACAAAAACTATACGGTGGTCAACAAAAAACTAACTGCAGTATGCAAAACATACGGGTCGAAATTACAGACGGAGAcgcaaatggcattacatttggtgaagagcgcattgtgacttgtttaggactcgggACTTAAGTGCAAAGACTTGTGAgttacaaaacaatgactcgGTCCCACCTCTTCTGGCTAATTCGGCTGcatcacttttttaaaacatagtTGCATCAGGTGATACCTCACCTGTACTGTGCCATGCTGTTGGGTCTTATCATACCAAAAAATCCTAATGGTGCACCTGACTGAGGTGTGTCAGGTCGTATTAACTGGTTGGATCAAACATGTCGTAGACGTCACTGTTCTTATTATTCACTATACTTATAAGAACCTCATTGTTTGCTATGCTCTATCAGAGCTCTATTGAAGTCAACACCTGTTTTATCTAATGAGAatcagttttcactctgttcttctcagagttttcattcacatatattgaggtcagaggtcaagggatccctttgaaaatggccgtgccagcttttccttgccaaaatttattGTAACTTCtgattatttagcattcttcctgacaaactaacatgacatggttgatagaAAGACAGAACAGCGGCCGGTTTGTTAATAGGTAAtagattatataataaaagattaatACTTGATATCAGAGTATCGATAcgatattgccacgcaaaatattgtgatattatgcTGTGTCGATTTCTTCCCCCACCCCTTCCTTTTAGGTTGCTACAGCACAGCAGCaacttaaaatatgttttgtggaGGACAGATTAAGACTGTTAAACCTCTCGAAGGCTTTCAATTTAAAACGTTGTGTTGAGAAAGCCATAAAAGTTAGCCTCCGAGGGCTAAATTGTTGCTCAATCAAAGTTGGTCTAAATCTAGATTTGGACATTTTCCTGCACTGTTAACTTGCACAATCTCTACATTTGTGTTTGAAACATTGCAAGAGTGAAACTGACTTCATTGTAGGAACATATGCAGGAGTGTAACAAAGCTGACAGTGACTCCTTTGTTATGCAAGAGCtagtgtatgtacagtagtttTGCAGGTCAGCTTTGGTTCATGAGAAGAAAACACTCAAAAAGAAGATGGATCTGCAGGTGAAGTTGACAATAAGGCACAGGTGTGTAAACCTTGTACCAAAACGGTTCCTCTGCAGAACTTGGCCTGAGTAAATATAGTTAGTGCTGCACTCATTGAACAGCAGGTAAACAGGTAAATCATTTTATGTTGAGATCTGGCTCAACCAACTCACCACTGCTGATATGAACTTGAGACTGGCATGTCAGGAAGCAGCGGTCCCCTCCCTCCAGCTTACTACAGTTCAAGGTGGGTTTAGAGGGGGGTTTAGCAGGTGGGAAACCCTCAGCCTCTAGATGGAAATCACAACAAAACTCcaaggtaaaaaaagaaaacacttttgATTGTAACAAGGAGGAAGAGGCACAGAAAGTCCAACATCCTGACAGCACCAACAGCATCGTAGCATTTTGGATGTTTTACTCAAAGCACAAGAAAACCAAGTGACAGagaattaaagagaaaaaagagagtaGAATTCAAAGTATCTCCTGTTTTTGTCCCCCCATGTTTGAGTCCAAAATGTGACAACAGCACTCAACAGATGTGCCTCTCATATAGGAAGAGGCACTGGCTTACCAATGCAGTCCTTTTTGTTCCAGTGTAGCTTATAGCCAGGATGGCAAAAGCATTCAAATCCACCCAAGGTGTTCTCACAGCCCTGATCACAACCGCCATTGTTCACACTGCATTCATTTATATctgagaggaaaaaggaaaatcatTACTATAATTACAGGGTCCATTTTCCCAACACATCAATGAGCACTTTTGTACGCATTTCTCAATTGAGCACCTTGTGTGTTACGCTCAAGTTGTTATGTGTAGCTCCCTCTACCCAGTGCAGACTCACCTCCGCAGTGGGCCAGCCCATACATGGTGTAGCCTTTGTTGCACAGACACTGAAAACCACCGGGGGAGTTCACACACGTGTGATCACATGTCCGCTCAAAAAAAACACTCATCTATATCTGTAATCAAAATCAGGCAGGTGACATAATAGCAGGGCAGTCAGTTGCAATCTCCATCAGGAGGGATTTCCCACCCACagacacatacatttgcatttgaTCCTGAATTTTCACACTCAGTTAAAGGTGACGTGTACAGTATGCTATGTCAGGTAAAATAACATTGGATTTTGATAGTTATTCCTGTAAAAAGAAGGCTGGGTTTCAAGGAGACACCTTCAATTTAATTGTAGTCGCATTAAGTCAGCATCATTAAAGGTATAGACCCTGATCCAAGGgttaaaaaaagcataaaacaaaCCTATATTCTGATGAGTCCAAAAACAAACTGCAAAAACGCAAAATCTTACCAAGTATATTTGTCTAATTACTAGTAAAAATATCTCATTATACTTAATATAAGACACAATCGCCTAACAATTAACACTTACGTGAGCTATAGGGACTTGTTTTTAGACATCTTGGATAGCTTGTTAAgtgaaaaaaatactatttttgAGCATTACAGGCTTATTATGACATACAACATTACCTAATACTAGTGAGATATACAGCAGCTCAAAACGAGTTATTCCAGCTAATTTCAAGATCTCCCTCTTGAAAGGCctaaatattaattatttgaataaataaaaatataatttcaagAAATCTTACAAGCAAATTTCACTTGTACCATTGGCAGATTGTTGTACTTATTACAAGCAACAccttgtattcattgttttttacttACTTTTGAAGTGgcctttttcagattttttttatctacaacCTTAACTCTTCAATTATGCATGTGACTATTCCTTCATTTATGTGGTCACAAAATTACAGGTCAAGTCTTTTAGAAAGGATGTAAAAAAGGATGTGCACAGATGCTATGGAAATGTCTGCTAGTGTTGTCACATCCCACTCCCTCTTGTCTCATTTATGAAAGTCTCATTTTGCCCCAGTCTTTGTCAACAGTCCAGAGTTTGAATAAAACTATTCAGGAGCCATTCCTACCTTGACAAGAGCGTTCATCTGTCAGCAGCTTGAAGCCTTTTCTGCAGTTGCACTCGAAGCTGCCGATGGTGTTCCTGCAGAAGTGTTCGCAGCCGCCGTTGTGAGGCTCACACTCGTCAATATCTGTGGGGAAACAAGTGACATCCTGACATCCCAAACAAATCCACTAAATCACAAAATCAGTGTCTCAACAGGCTGCTCCTCTctgtaaaaatgttcttttgTGGACTGGCAGTCTGACCTTTGCAGGTTTTTCCATCCGGCTGCAGGGTGAAGCCGATTGGGCAGCTGCAGCGCACGCCTGTGGATGTGTCTTTACAGGTGCAGTCACACCCCCCATTGTTCACCGCACAGGTTTCTGAAATTACGACACACAATGTGAATGGATGTGAATGACCTTCCTACAAAAATGCTATGTTACGTCCTCAATGTCAGATACTAGATCATTTGTAAAACAGAACCTTGATTGTCGGAACATTGTGCTCTAAAAATACCTGGAGTCAATGTAATATTACAGATATACTGTTTCTTCCATAGAGTTTGAGTTATTGTCTAAACTGCTTTAAACACTTGAGGCCACGACAAACATTTAATTCCTATAcagttagggctgcacaattgatcaaatattaatcgtgatcacaATTTCAGCTTCTCACAGTTAAACGAACATGATTGACCGCAATATTGACGATCATAGAAAACTCCGCTCcacatcaaatcaagcgctatgtaaactaacagccagccagcaggggaCGATCGAGGGGATGCTGTGAATAAGGACCagttttattttgatgcaaagatttgcaAGTTAGCAGTGATGTAGCACAACatagaagtgaaagcagtgcactgtttatttaaatgtgaaagtgacataaaaatatgttgtccttaaaatcaatgaattattgtgataaataattgtgatctcaatattgatcaaaataatcgtgattatcattttggccataattgtgcagccctatatatagtatttaatattgatttaaaaatgtataaatgctgATGGGAACAGACAAATGAGGCTCTAATGCATGGTTTTTTGTATGGTGCACagttgtgtgtttgaatgtagAGTACATCCTGGTTAGGTTCATGTTAACATCTTGGCgcaacatgttttatttataacacAGCACAAGAGTTCCAGAGCGCACATGCTAGCCATGTTCTTGGTAAAGTGCCAACGTTATAATGTTTTACATGTATCGAGTGACCCAAAATCACACAACTGATAAATACTAACTATACAAGAAAAGATTCACACGCTGCCCTTCCCAAATGGAAGGAAAACGTGAAATGTACCACACTGTCACAAATGCATATTTTTCAGGGGGGAAGCTGGGGGCGAGAAAGCGAGTGCGTAGTCATTTCACAGTTTGCTCAAAAGACTGAGGAATGCATCGGTTTACTAGACATTAGCCCTCTCCCCTGTTTGACACCCCGGAGTGGTTCCTGGCAGCTCAACATGGCGTTCAGGTAGAAACACAGATTCTAGCCGTTAGCCTCTGAATGAAAGAGAGTAGTTGTTACCCATTAACAGTCTTCGTTTGACCCGTTTGTCCACCTCAGTGAAGGATGTGGCGTTGTGGTCTGCGGACTCGGTGGTGGCTTCATCTCGCTCTGacacagaaaaaacaataattaataagAGTAAGAATTGGTACATCCATTcctaaataaaacacaagcacAGTTACTTTTATATTGACTTCAGCTCTGGGTCACCTTTCAGTAACCAGATGCATGTTTACACTCAAGACATTCAGCTTGTATTGGCTTGGTGTGCGTCAGATAACACACCAGATCAGTAAAGTGAATCAGTGATATGCCTGgacctcacacacactgctgctgctggaaggaGAGATATTACTCAATATCTGACGGCTGATCCTTATCCCTCATAAACCATTGTGTGCAAAAATGCACACTGACTAACAGGAGAACTGGCAGAGAGAGATGTTCCCAGttactgtgttttctttcactCATCAAGATAGCCTCCGCATTACTAAAGAAACAAAGTCCAACACACTGCAAGCTGCTCCTGCAATGTGGAATTAcaataaggaaaaaaaatgttatcagaCATACAAAcctaaaacatgaaaacatgaatcaTACCTCTCTGTTTACATATACTGAATGTAAAAACAACCGCTACAATGTTGTAAACATAAGTTTGCTCAAACCCAGGAAAATACTCTTACCGAGTTCCTCCAGAGATTTCAACCACATCTCGCGGTCTTGCTCAGAACTCCATCCACTGAGGAAGACCGTGAGATGGGGAAAAAAGTTGGACAGTGGGTTTAAACACTATTGCTTCCAACATCAAGAATGAATTTTCCCGCACATCCAAGTTTTTCACGGCTGCACCATTACATCAAATTGAAATGTTCTAGATGCCCAAAAGTGATCTTTGGAAACTTTTGGATCCCTTTAGAATTTGCAATAAAGTTGCTGGGTTTGAACAATGTTTGGCTGTGTAGCATGACTATGAAATGACTGAGCTGCTGGCAGGTCAGTTGGATTATAAGACAATAGATGGTTGCACCCATCAGAGGATTAAGATATGCTTTTTAAGGGAGAGTTTTAAAAAATACCACAGAACATGTTAAAGATGTGTATTAGTGcacaatagggctgcaactaacgattattttcattgttgattaatctgttgattattttcttgattaatcgattagttgtttgtagTAGTTTGTACtctataaaaatgtcagaaaatggtgaaaaatgtcgatcagtgttttccaaagcccaagatgacgttgattaatttaatagttgacaactaattgaatAATTGTTGCAGTGCTATAAGCTTTTTAAGGAAGAGTTTTACAAAATGccacagaaaatgaatctgagTCTACAAACAGTGTGCTTACCTACACACGACCTCTTGTCGGGCTGCAGGGTGTACCTGACGTGACACCTGCATATGGGGCCGTTCTCTGTGTCCTCGCAGGTGTGCTGGCAGCCTCCGTTGCCATGGTTACAAGTTACTGCAGGGCCAACAACATGCAACAATTTAGACATATTAACAGTGCAACATTTGAAGCCAACTGTAGGCGTGTACTAGTGTGAAGTTAGCTTCATTCCGTTGAGCACGTACAGATGCAGCCTCTCTGGTTCCTCGCCAGCTCGAACCCTGGACGACACTCGCAGGCAACGCCCCCTTTGGGTGTCTCTTTGCAGATGTGGGCGCAGCCGTGCTCCTTATTCATACAGTTGAGGCCCTCTGGGataaaaagagggagagaggtacACAATGAAACTCTCCTACAGTGACTGACCGGCTACACACAAAAGGCACACATACTGAGAGATTAGTCTGGCATCCTCAAAGACACTGATTGTTCTCACGCCTTAAAAAACATCACCCACTGCgttattttttttagcacttCTGAAAAGTCTGTAAGCAGAGGAAAAGTTTCTCAAAAGTATGCAAACTCTACAACAAACTAAATAATGCGTTGAGCTGAAAAATTAGATGAGATGAATCACCATTTATATAGATAGGTCACAGCTGAGTGGACAGGTCCGCAGGGTTTAAAAGGGTTGTCAAGACCCGATGGAGTGGAAAGCACTTGCATTTAAGTTGACTTCAGTcaagaagacaaaacaaaaggcACTTCAGACTAATCTGTGACACAGGCCACATAGACCCGAGTGTTGCagttattaacttattttgtTCTCCGGGACACAGAGATCCTTTTTCCCACAGCATGTTGCTGCTGCACATAAAAGCTCAGTGACGGGAGCCAGCTTGAACCTGTCACCCCTCATTGTGCCGTCAATCTCGGATTTCTATCTGAATATTGGAGAGTTTGCAACATTAAGTTTGTCTTTTTTCACGGTATAATACAATTAGCAGATACAAgcatccacaaacacacaaattcaAAACCTCTTTTATGAATGAACTGTTAAATCTTTCACTTCCTCCAGTAattttaaactgcatttaaaTTTGTGGCAGTGCGACTAAATATCTTCAATAATTCTGAGTTGTGCTTCAGGTGCAGCACATCTGTGTTGTCAGACAAACAGTTGTCCACTCACCCACAGAGCGGTGGATGCATGTGTGCTGGTTGTCGCTGAGGAAGAAGCCCTCTTTGCAGCGGCATTCGTAGCTGCCCATGGTGTTGACACAAGTGTGTTGGCACCCACCGTTGTTGAACTTGCATTCATCCACATCTACAGGACAGTGGATTGATAACATTAGTTAACCGTATTTACAGAACTCTGGAAAAGTATTTGCTATATTAACAAATCAGTTTTTTAACTCATATGAATCAAATATGGCAGTTTTGTCCAAACATTGCAGatgaaaataaagctttttcaAATCAAGtttcataaatatttataaatcactgcatgaacaaaaacaaaactgtttgtATTAGGCAACATTTTAAAGGTTTACCAAAGAGGGCTCAAGAAAAGCAGTCCAAGTGTGAGAAACTTCACATACAGCCCACACAAACATGAACTCTTCACCATCGGAGCTGATGATTCGAGTTCTCCGTCTATCACAAAAGGTTATTTACTCAGTGGTTTAAAGCTGATCTTACCTAGACAGTTATGTCCGTCATGTGCCAAATTGAATCCGTCATAACAAGTGCAGCGATAATTGCCTGGTATATTGTTGCACTCGTGTACACAGCCACCATTGTACTCCAAGTCGCATTCATCAACATCTGAGAAGTAAACAACACAGAAATTAATGTTCACCTACCGATCAAAAccgtaaaatacaaaaaaaatagtttttgaaGAGTAAGAACAATAACTTTAGTGCAATAGGGGATGTATAGTGTCTATCTTAAAGAAATATAGGAAGAATAAATGAGTACAGATATGGGAATTCAGAAATTATTCCAGAATACATTAAAGAACACTGATATTTCCAAACATATAGTTAGAATTACAGAGATATAATCAGTCCAAAAGGCACCATGCATTAAAACGTGTGCCTAAACATCCAAACTCTGTGATCACACTTTGTTTTTCGAATGTGAATCAAACtgctcaacaaaaaaaacacacacacattaccttCGCAGTGTTTTCCATCTCCTTTAAAGCCTGCTTTACACGTGCACTTGTACGAGCCTTGGGTAGTCTGACAAATAGCATCAATGTGACAGCCATCACTTCCCTCTGCACATGGATCTGCTGGAATCCATATGGGGTCTTATGATTaccaaaaacacattcaagTAGTCTAATAAGTCAAATAGTAAGACATTTATGCAAGTTTGTTAAGATTTGTGGGAATATACTAAAGAAGAAGAGCAAGAAAACTCTAAAACATAAacctaataataatagtaaccTACATCAGGCAATTTGAAAAATCATGTAAGCACTCACCTTAAAATTAATAagttatataaaaaacaatcagattcagaatcagaatcgtgtttattgccaggtgtaagaggtatacactaggaatttgctttggttttgttggtgcaaataagcagtataataacaaaagaatagataaaaacgttagactaaaataagaataa
Above is a genomic segment from Sebastes umbrosus isolate fSebUmb1 chromosome 2, fSebUmb1.pri, whole genome shotgun sequence containing:
- the scube2 gene encoding LOW QUALITY PROTEIN: signal peptide, CUB and EGF-like domain-containing protein 2 (The sequence of the model RefSeq protein was modified relative to this genomic sequence to represent the inferred CDS: deleted 1 base in 1 codon), whose amino-acid sequence is MGAIWAARDFCLFLLLLNSRQSAVLAENRDPCAEGSDGCHIDAICQTTQGSYKCTCKAGFKGDGKHCEDVDECDLEYNGGCVHECNNIPGNYRCTCYDGFNLAHDGHNCLDVDECKFNNGGCQHTCVNTMGSYECRCKEGFFLSDNQHTCIHRSVEGLNCMNKEHGCAHICKETPKGGVACECRPGFELARNQRGCILTCNHGNGGCQHTCEDTENGPICRCHVRYTLQPDKRSCVERDEATTESADHNATSFTEVDKRVKRRLLMETCAVNNGGCDCTCKDTSTGVRCSCPIGFTLQPDGKTCKDIDECEPHNGGCEHFCRNTIGSFECNCRKGFKLLTDERSCQDIDECFFERTCDHTCVNSPGGFQCLCNKGYTMYGLAHCGDINECSVNNGGCDQGCENTLGGFECFCHPGYKLHWNKKDCIEAEGFPPAKPPSKPTLNCSKLEGGDRCFLTCQSQVHISSGTEDSYTVTCGMPLPCLADAQRNNSGSHCLGPEMASVPRIKTTATFKSGTAKCNLKRSQEKLKESLNSAHSDSRFFFTENVQFSYVSLRCTSSGQRTRNRHGRKAGEEDGSSITAEFELDVNLEEVTAESCDLNCVRRRSEKRLRKTIRTLRKSINREQFHLHFAGSDYELAKSLGKPAELPGHCGTGQVLVGRKCVSCSVGSYYDGDQGKCLLCPAGTYQDEEAQMSCEVCPGPEGREASKVVGARNLSECGGQCSPGQYSHDGFPPCLPCPLGTYQPEVGRTTCFPCGGNLVTKRSGAFTFQECETKVQCSPGHYYNTSTHRCIRCPTGTYQGEFGQNYCSACPGNTTTDFDGSTNIMQCKNRHCGGELGDFTGFIESPNYPGNYPANVECTWTINPPPKRRILIVVPEIFLPIEDECGDFLVMRKSSLSNSVTTYETCQTYERPIAFTSRSKRLWIQFRSNEGNSGKGFQVPYVTYDEDYQELIEDIVRDGRLYASENHQEILKDKKLMRALFDVLAHPQNFFNYTAQESREMFPKSFIRFLRSKVLRFLRP